The following are from one region of the Luteimonas sp. MC1572 genome:
- the prpE gene encoding propionate--CoA ligase — translation MRYEDFHRRSIEEPEAFWAEQARAIHWHKQPESILEYANPPFRRWFAGGETNLCHNAIDRHLAERGEQLALVAVSSETGSTREYTYRELHREVSTFAAVLKSLDVGRGDRVVVYMPNIAEAVFAMLACARIGAVHSVVFGGFAAHNLAVRIDDAEPKLLIAADAGSRGGKVIPYKPLVDAACAQAKSPPARVLMVDRGLAPYARSGGRDVDYGEVRGRFEDAEVPVQWLESNEPSYLLYTSGTTGKPKGVQRDVGGYAVALAMSMWSIYDVRAGQVMFSTSDVGWAVGHSYNVYGPLIAGATTILYEGLPTTPDAGIWWRICEQYGVRTMFSSPTAVRVLKKQDPAWLTKYDLSALQYLFLAGEPLDEPTAHWINEGLGKTIIDNYWQTETGWPVLSLMPGVELKPVKFGSPGLPTPGYDVRVIDEATGEEAKPGEKGVLVIQPPLPPGCMTTVWRDDERFLSSYFSHFKELLYSSLDWAIRDQDGYTFILGRTDDVINVAGHRLGTREIEESVSSHPGVAEVAVIGVSDELKGQVPVVFATLKQAADSAVAAQEMQGRVVEQLGAIARPARVYVVAALPKTRSGKLLRRSIQALAESRDPGDLSTLDDPGSLEEIRDALERGADAGS, via the coding sequence ATGCGTTACGAAGATTTCCACCGTCGTTCGATCGAGGAGCCGGAAGCGTTCTGGGCCGAGCAGGCGCGGGCGATCCACTGGCACAAGCAGCCCGAGTCGATCCTCGAGTACGCCAACCCTCCGTTCCGCCGCTGGTTCGCTGGAGGCGAAACCAACCTCTGCCACAACGCCATCGATCGCCACCTGGCCGAACGCGGCGAGCAGTTGGCCCTCGTCGCCGTGTCGAGCGAAACCGGCAGCACGCGCGAGTACACCTACCGCGAACTGCACCGCGAGGTGAGCACCTTCGCCGCGGTGCTGAAGTCGCTGGACGTCGGCCGCGGCGACCGCGTCGTGGTCTACATGCCCAACATCGCCGAGGCCGTGTTCGCCATGCTCGCCTGCGCGCGGATCGGCGCGGTGCATTCCGTGGTGTTCGGTGGTTTCGCCGCGCACAACCTCGCGGTGCGCATCGACGATGCCGAACCGAAGCTGCTCATCGCCGCCGATGCCGGCAGCCGTGGCGGCAAGGTCATTCCCTACAAGCCGCTGGTCGATGCCGCGTGCGCGCAGGCCAAGTCGCCGCCAGCACGCGTGTTGATGGTCGACCGTGGCCTCGCGCCCTACGCGCGCTCCGGGGGTCGCGACGTCGACTACGGCGAAGTACGCGGCCGGTTCGAGGATGCCGAGGTGCCGGTGCAGTGGCTGGAGTCCAACGAACCGAGCTACCTGCTGTACACCTCGGGCACCACCGGCAAGCCCAAGGGCGTGCAACGGGACGTCGGCGGCTACGCGGTGGCACTGGCGATGTCGATGTGGTCGATCTACGACGTGCGCGCCGGCCAGGTGATGTTCTCGACCTCCGACGTCGGCTGGGCGGTCGGGCACTCGTACAACGTGTACGGGCCATTGATCGCCGGCGCGACCACGATCCTGTACGAAGGATTGCCCACGACGCCGGATGCCGGCATCTGGTGGCGCATCTGCGAGCAGTACGGCGTGCGCACCATGTTCTCGTCGCCGACCGCGGTGCGCGTGCTGAAGAAGCAGGACCCGGCCTGGCTGACGAAGTACGACCTGTCGGCGCTGCAGTACCTGTTCCTGGCCGGTGAGCCGCTCGACGAGCCCACCGCGCACTGGATCAACGAAGGCCTGGGCAAGACCATCATCGACAACTACTGGCAGACCGAGACCGGCTGGCCGGTGCTTTCGCTGATGCCGGGCGTGGAGCTGAAGCCGGTGAAGTTCGGCTCTCCCGGCCTGCCGACGCCGGGCTACGACGTGCGCGTGATCGACGAGGCCACCGGCGAGGAAGCCAAGCCCGGCGAGAAGGGCGTGCTGGTGATCCAGCCGCCGCTGCCGCCCGGTTGCATGACCACCGTGTGGCGCGATGACGAGCGCTTCCTGTCCAGCTACTTCTCGCATTTCAAGGAGCTGCTCTACAGCTCGCTGGACTGGGCGATCCGCGACCAGGACGGCTACACCTTCATCCTTGGCCGCACCGATGACGTGATCAACGTGGCCGGCCATCGCCTGGGTACGCGCGAGATCGAGGAGTCGGTGTCCAGCCATCCGGGCGTTGCCGAGGTGGCTGTGATCGGCGTGAGCGACGAGCTCAAGGGCCAGGTGCCGGTGGTGTTCGCCACGCTCAAGCAGGCCGCGGACTCGGCCGTCGCGGCGCAGGAGATGCAGGGCAGGGTGGTCGAGCAGCTCGGTGCGATCGCGCGCCCTGCGCGGGTGTACGTGGTCGCTGCGCTGCCCAAGACCCGCTCCGGCAAACTGCTGCGGCGCTCGATCCAGGCGCTTGCCGAATCACGTGATCCCGGCGACTTGTCGACGCTCGACGATCCGGGCTCGCTGGAAGAGATCCGCGACGCGCTGGAGCGCGGTGCCGACGCCGGCAGCTGA
- a CDS encoding malate dehydrogenase, with the protein MNAPVRVAVTGAAGQIGYALLFRIASGEMLGKDQPVILQLLELPMEKAQAALKGVMMELEDCAFPLLAGMVGTDDPEVAFKDADIALLVGARPRGPGMERKDLLLENAKIFTAQGAALNKVASRDVKVLVVGNPANTNAYIAMKSAPDLKAANFTAMLRLDHNRALSQLANKAGVAVGDIEKLVVWGNHSPTMYPDYRFATVNGESLKDKVNDADWNANAFIPQVGKRGAAIIEARGLSSAASAANAAIDHIRDWVLGSNGKWVTMGVPSDGSYGIPEGVIYGVPVTTANGTYTRVEGLEVDAFSRAAMDKTLAELEEERAGVAHLLG; encoded by the coding sequence ATGAACGCCCCCGTCCGAGTTGCCGTCACCGGCGCCGCCGGCCAGATCGGCTACGCCCTCCTGTTCCGCATCGCCTCGGGCGAAATGCTGGGCAAGGACCAGCCCGTCATCCTGCAGCTGCTCGAGCTGCCGATGGAGAAGGCCCAGGCCGCGCTCAAGGGCGTGATGATGGAGCTGGAAGACTGCGCGTTCCCGCTGCTGGCGGGCATGGTCGGCACCGATGACCCGGAAGTCGCATTCAAGGATGCCGACATCGCGCTGCTGGTCGGCGCGCGTCCGCGCGGCCCCGGCATGGAGCGCAAGGACCTGCTGCTCGAGAACGCCAAGATCTTCACCGCGCAGGGCGCGGCGCTGAACAAGGTCGCCTCGCGCGACGTCAAGGTGCTGGTGGTCGGCAACCCGGCCAACACCAACGCCTACATCGCGATGAAGTCGGCGCCGGACCTGAAGGCGGCCAACTTCACCGCGATGCTGCGCCTCGATCACAACCGCGCGCTGAGCCAGCTGGCCAACAAGGCCGGCGTGGCCGTGGGCGACATCGAGAAGCTGGTCGTCTGGGGCAACCACAGCCCGACCATGTATCCCGACTACCGCTTCGCCACTGTCAACGGCGAGTCGCTGAAGGACAAGGTCAACGACGCCGACTGGAACGCCAACGCATTCATCCCGCAGGTCGGCAAGCGCGGCGCGGCCATCATCGAAGCACGCGGCCTGTCCTCGGCGGCGTCGGCGGCGAATGCGGCCATCGACCACATCCGCGACTGGGTGCTGGGCAGCAACGGCAAGTGGGTGACCATGGGCGTGCCGTCGGATGGCAGCTACGGCATCCCCGAGGGCGTGATCTACGGCGTGCCGGTCACCACCGCGAACGGCACCTACACGCGCGTCGAGGGCCTGGAAGTGGACGCGTTCAGCCGCGCCGCCATGGACAAGACCCTTGCCGAGCTCGAGGAAGAGCGCGCCGGCGTGGCGCACCTGCTGGGCTGA
- a CDS encoding pyridoxal phosphate-dependent aminotransferase produces MLQLAKRMGRAKPSAIMVVAEKAKRLKAEGRDIISFSIGVPNFLPGDHVYAAARQALEHDSGQYGSNRGANELLDAFLAHMQALGLDGYTRANCATGVGAKHVLYNLAEALLDEGDGFAFATPYWTSYLDIGEIVGADIQLLPCPPEQDYKLSPAQLDAALAKKPKVFLFNNPSNPTGMVYTRDEISALADVFARHPDTWIITDDIYNTMVFDGVGYHNFVQARPELRDRVIFVDSLSKTYGMPGWRAGFMAGPEVVAQAVTTMNSNHITNLPEIVTAAAVAALSGPQDVPAARRAEFQAKRDQVVAALNAIPGVVCPVPQGAFYAFPDISVAYGKSHAGQVINNDVEFCAALLEAKGVACVPGSAFGEPRGMRISYTCPTPQLAPGLERIQAFFAELQ; encoded by the coding sequence ATGCTGCAGCTCGCCAAGCGAATGGGCCGTGCCAAGCCCAGCGCGATCATGGTCGTGGCCGAAAAGGCCAAGCGTCTGAAGGCCGAAGGCCGCGACATCATCAGTTTCTCGATCGGTGTCCCCAATTTCCTGCCCGGCGACCATGTCTATGCCGCCGCGCGCCAGGCGCTCGAGCACGATTCCGGCCAGTACGGCAGCAACCGCGGCGCCAACGAGCTGCTGGATGCGTTTCTTGCGCACATGCAGGCGCTGGGCCTTGACGGCTATACCCGGGCCAACTGCGCCACCGGCGTGGGCGCCAAGCACGTGCTCTACAACCTGGCCGAGGCGCTGCTGGACGAGGGCGACGGGTTCGCGTTCGCAACGCCGTACTGGACCAGCTACCTCGACATTGGCGAGATTGTCGGCGCCGACATCCAGCTGCTGCCATGTCCGCCCGAGCAGGATTACAAGCTCAGCCCCGCGCAGCTCGACGCGGCGCTGGCGAAGAAGCCCAAGGTGTTCCTGTTCAACAACCCGTCCAACCCGACGGGCATGGTCTACACCCGTGACGAGATCAGCGCGCTGGCCGACGTGTTCGCCCGCCATCCCGACACCTGGATCATCACCGACGACATCTACAACACGATGGTGTTCGACGGCGTCGGCTACCACAACTTCGTGCAGGCGCGCCCTGAGCTGCGCGACCGGGTGATCTTCGTGGATTCGCTGTCCAAGACCTACGGCATGCCCGGCTGGCGCGCGGGCTTCATGGCCGGCCCCGAGGTCGTGGCCCAGGCCGTGACCACCATGAACTCCAACCACATCACCAACCTGCCGGAGATCGTCACCGCGGCCGCCGTGGCGGCGCTGTCGGGCCCGCAGGATGTGCCCGCCGCGCGTCGCGCGGAGTTCCAGGCCAAGCGTGACCAGGTGGTGGCCGCGCTCAATGCGATCCCGGGCGTGGTCTGCCCGGTGCCACAGGGTGCGTTCTACGCGTTCCCCGACATCAGCGTGGCCTACGGCAAGTCGCACGCCGGCCAGGTGATCAACAACGACGTCGAGTTCTGCGCGGCCCTGCTCGAAGCCAAGGGCGTGGCCTGCGTGCCGGGCTCGGCCTTCGGCGAGCCGCGCGGCATGCGCATCAGCTACACGTGCCCGACGCCGCAGCTGGCGCCCGGGCTGGAGCGCATCCAGGCGTTCTTCGCCGAGCTCCAGTAA
- a CDS encoding peptidylprolyl isomerase, translating to MSLNAVFDTARGQIKVELYPDKAPLTVASFVNLAKHGFYDGLSFHRVIPDFMVQGGCPQGTGTGGPGYKFEDETGNGVKHERGVLSMANAGPNTNGSQFFITHIKTDWLDGKHTVFGKVVEGLDVVDAIKQGDAINSVTVQGDVDAALAAKPERVAEWNRILSA from the coding sequence ATGTCCCTGAATGCCGTATTCGACACCGCCCGTGGCCAGATCAAGGTCGAGCTCTACCCCGACAAGGCCCCGCTCACGGTCGCCAGCTTCGTCAACCTCGCCAAGCACGGCTTCTACGACGGCCTGAGCTTCCACCGCGTGATCCCCGACTTCATGGTGCAGGGCGGCTGCCCGCAGGGCACCGGTACCGGCGGTCCCGGCTACAAGTTCGAGGACGAGACCGGCAACGGCGTGAAGCACGAGCGTGGCGTGCTCTCGATGGCCAACGCCGGCCCCAACACCAATGGCAGCCAGTTCTTCATCACCCACATCAAGACCGACTGGCTGGACGGCAAGCACACCGTGTTCGGCAAGGTCGTGGAAGGGCTGGACGTGGTCGACGCGATCAAGCAGGGCGACGCCATCAACTCGGTGACGGTGCAGGGTGATGTCGACGCCGCGCTGGCCGCCAAGCCGGAGCGCGTCGCCGAGTGGAACCGCATCCTCTCCGCGTGA
- the typA gene encoding translational GTPase TypA gives MSIERLRNIAIVAHVDHGKTTLVDCLLKQSGTFNERTVTAERMMDSNDQEKERGITILSKNTAINWNGNRINIVDTPGHADFGGEVERVLSMVDSVLILVDAMDGPMPQTRFVTQKAFAMGFNPIVVVNKIDRPGARPDWVIDQVFDLFDKLGATNEQLDFPIVYASALHGYASLEDTAREGDMTPLYEAIMKHVPPPTVDPDGPFQMRISQLDYNNFVGLIGIGRIQRGTVRTNMPVSVVDRHGKKRQAKVMQVLGFLGLERVEVDEGKAGDILALSGIADLSISDTVCALDTPEALPALTVDEPTISMTFQVNNSPFAGNKDRSGGKFITSRQIRERLERETLHNVALKVEEGSDPDKFLVSGRGELHLSVLIETMRREGFELAVSRPEVIIKNIDGQQMEPVEQLVVDIEEVHQGGVMEKLGIRKGQLKNMESDGKGRVRLDYMIPARGLIGFQNEFKTLTQGTGLLFHVFDHYGPKEQGAIAKRTNGVMIANAAGVTPAYSLGPLEERGKLFAAEGDNVYEGQLIGIHSKDNDLTVNAIKTKPLTNMRASGKDDAIKLTPAIKYTLEQALDFIEDDELVEVTPKEIRLRKKHLSETDRKRASRAA, from the coding sequence ATGTCCATCGAACGCCTCCGCAATATCGCCATCGTCGCCCACGTCGACCACGGCAAGACCACCCTCGTCGATTGCCTGCTCAAGCAATCCGGTACGTTCAACGAACGCACGGTCACGGCCGAGCGGATGATGGACAGCAATGACCAGGAAAAGGAACGTGGCATCACGATCCTGTCCAAGAACACCGCCATCAACTGGAATGGCAACCGCATCAACATCGTCGACACCCCTGGCCACGCCGACTTCGGTGGCGAGGTCGAGCGCGTGCTGTCGATGGTCGACTCGGTGCTGATCCTCGTCGACGCCATGGACGGGCCGATGCCGCAGACGCGCTTCGTGACCCAGAAGGCGTTCGCGATGGGCTTCAACCCGATCGTGGTGGTCAACAAGATCGACCGGCCCGGCGCGCGCCCGGACTGGGTGATCGACCAGGTCTTCGACCTGTTCGACAAGCTCGGCGCCACCAACGAGCAGCTCGACTTCCCGATCGTCTACGCCTCGGCGCTGCACGGTTACGCGAGCCTGGAAGACACCGCCCGCGAAGGCGACATGACCCCGCTTTACGAAGCGATCATGAAGCACGTGCCGCCGCCCACCGTGGATCCGGACGGCCCGTTCCAGATGCGCATCAGCCAGCTGGACTACAACAACTTCGTCGGCCTGATCGGCATCGGGCGCATCCAGCGCGGCACGGTGCGGACCAACATGCCGGTGAGCGTGGTCGACCGCCACGGCAAGAAGCGCCAGGCCAAGGTGATGCAGGTGCTGGGCTTCCTCGGCCTGGAACGCGTCGAAGTCGATGAAGGTAAGGCAGGCGACATCCTCGCCCTCTCCGGCATCGCCGACCTGTCGATCTCCGACACCGTCTGCGCGCTCGATACGCCGGAAGCACTGCCCGCGCTGACCGTCGACGAGCCGACCATCAGCATGACCTTCCAGGTCAACAACTCACCGTTCGCCGGCAACAAGGACCGCAGCGGCGGAAAGTTCATCACCAGCCGCCAGATCCGCGAGCGCCTGGAGCGCGAGACGCTGCACAACGTGGCGCTCAAGGTCGAGGAAGGTTCGGACCCGGACAAGTTCCTGGTCTCCGGCCGCGGCGAGCTGCACCTGTCGGTGCTGATCGAGACCATGCGCCGCGAGGGCTTCGAGCTCGCCGTGTCGCGCCCGGAAGTGATCATCAAGAATATCGACGGCCAGCAGATGGAGCCTGTCGAGCAGCTGGTGGTCGACATCGAGGAAGTGCACCAGGGCGGCGTGATGGAGAAGCTCGGCATCCGCAAGGGCCAGCTGAAGAACATGGAGTCCGACGGCAAGGGGCGCGTGCGCCTGGACTACATGATCCCGGCCCGCGGCCTGATCGGCTTCCAGAACGAGTTCAAGACCCTCACCCAGGGCACCGGCCTGCTGTTCCACGTGTTCGACCATTACGGCCCGAAGGAGCAGGGCGCGATCGCCAAGCGCACCAACGGCGTGATGATCGCGAACGCCGCCGGCGTCACGCCCGCCTACTCGCTCGGCCCGCTCGAAGAGCGCGGCAAGCTGTTCGCGGCCGAAGGCGACAACGTGTACGAAGGCCAGCTGATCGGCATCCACTCCAAGGACAACGACCTCACGGTCAATGCCATCAAGACCAAGCCGCTCACCAACATGCGCGCCTCGGGCAAGGACGATGCCATCAAGCTGACCCCGGCGATCAAGTACACGCTGGAACAGGCGCTGGACTTCATCGAGGACGACGAGCTGGTCGAGGTCACCCCGAAGGAAATCCGCCTGCGCAAGAAGCACCTCAGCGAAACCGATCGCAAGCGGGCCAGCCGCGCGGCGTGA
- a CDS encoding 2'-5' RNA ligase family protein: protein MSHALFPAWRPDAGGRESLTAIAARLQAAQPPDGRRLQPRRPDQWHATLCFIGYEARQAATPALLDAFAAVARRIPAHGFKVQRVAYWAQSGAVVALPHASPALQALCDATRDAIRQCGIRPEQATTQPHVTLAHLPRGLPAQAWLDDIDCGGDVMRVDRFELLLNPGGHYEALGDWPLTGGPLPVAPEQPRLL from the coding sequence GTGAGCCACGCGCTGTTCCCCGCCTGGCGACCGGATGCCGGGGGCCGGGAGAGCCTGACCGCGATCGCGGCCAGGCTGCAGGCCGCACAGCCGCCCGACGGACGGCGCCTGCAGCCGCGTCGCCCGGACCAATGGCACGCCACCCTCTGCTTCATCGGTTACGAGGCCAGGCAGGCCGCGACGCCTGCCCTGCTCGACGCATTCGCGGCGGTCGCGCGGCGCATTCCCGCGCACGGGTTCAAAGTCCAACGCGTGGCGTACTGGGCGCAATCCGGGGCGGTCGTCGCCCTGCCACACGCCAGTCCCGCGCTGCAGGCCCTGTGCGACGCGACGCGTGATGCCATCCGCCAGTGCGGCATCCGGCCGGAACAGGCCACCACGCAGCCGCACGTCACTCTGGCCCATCTTCCGCGCGGCCTGCCCGCGCAGGCGTGGCTGGACGACATCGACTGCGGCGGCGACGTGATGCGCGTGGATCGTTTCGAGCTGCTGCTCAACCCCGGCGGCCACTACGAAGCCCTGGGCGACTGGCCACTGACCGGCGGGCCGCTTCCCGTCGCGCCGGAGCAGCCGCGCCTGCTGTAG
- a CDS encoding 3-deoxy-7-phosphoheptulonate synthase class II, protein MPANDRALHPVNLPEHWSPGSWRQRRALQLPSYPDADELGRVQDELRALPPLVTSWEIQALKQQLAEAQEGKRFLLQGGDCAENFSDCTSEVVSNRLKVLLQMSLVLVHGLRLPVVRVGRFAGQYAKPRSADTETRGDITLPSYRGDMVNGPEFTASARIPDPRRMVKAHARSAMTMNFVRSLIDGGFADLHHPEYWDLGWVTHSPLADDYHRMVANIGDAVRFMETLSGSEVHNLNRVDFYTSHEALLLPYEEAQTRQVPRQWGWFNLSTHFPWIGMRTAALDGAHAEYFRGIRNPVAVKIGPSVEPDDLLRLVDLLNPDDEPGRLSLICRMGAAHVADRLPRLLEAVKRDGRRVLWICDPMHGNTEATSNGYKTRRFDNIRSEIEQSYDLHAAAGTRLGGVHLELTGEDVTECTGGARDLGEIDLERAYRSSVDPRLNYEQSLEIAMAIVRKQAQL, encoded by the coding sequence ATGCCCGCCAACGACCGTGCCCTCCATCCCGTGAACCTGCCCGAGCATTGGAGCCCTGGAAGCTGGCGCCAGCGCCGCGCCCTGCAGCTGCCGAGCTATCCCGACGCGGACGAGCTCGGCCGTGTGCAGGACGAACTCCGTGCGCTGCCACCGCTTGTCACGTCGTGGGAGATCCAGGCGCTCAAACAGCAGCTGGCCGAAGCGCAGGAAGGCAAGCGCTTCCTGCTGCAGGGCGGCGATTGCGCCGAGAACTTCAGCGACTGCACCTCGGAGGTCGTGTCCAACCGGCTCAAGGTGTTGCTGCAGATGAGCCTGGTGTTGGTGCACGGCCTGCGCTTGCCGGTGGTGCGCGTCGGGCGCTTTGCCGGCCAGTACGCGAAACCGCGCTCCGCCGACACCGAGACCCGCGGCGACATCACCTTGCCCAGCTATCGCGGCGACATGGTCAACGGCCCGGAGTTCACCGCGTCCGCGCGCATCCCCGATCCGCGGCGCATGGTCAAGGCACACGCCCGATCGGCAATGACCATGAATTTCGTGCGTTCGCTGATCGATGGCGGATTCGCCGACCTGCACCACCCGGAATACTGGGACCTCGGCTGGGTGACGCATTCGCCGCTCGCCGACGACTACCACCGCATGGTCGCCAACATCGGCGACGCGGTGCGCTTCATGGAGACGCTGTCCGGGAGCGAGGTCCACAACCTCAACCGGGTGGATTTCTATACGTCGCATGAAGCGCTGCTGCTGCCGTACGAAGAGGCGCAGACGCGGCAGGTGCCGCGCCAGTGGGGCTGGTTCAACCTCAGCACCCACTTCCCGTGGATCGGCATGCGCACGGCGGCACTCGATGGCGCGCATGCGGAATACTTCCGCGGCATCCGCAATCCGGTCGCCGTGAAGATCGGCCCGTCGGTGGAGCCCGATGACCTGCTGCGCCTGGTCGACCTGCTGAACCCGGACGATGAGCCCGGTCGGCTGAGCCTGATCTGCAGGATGGGCGCGGCCCATGTGGCCGATCGACTGCCGCGCCTGCTGGAGGCGGTCAAGCGCGACGGACGCCGCGTGCTGTGGATCTGCGACCCGATGCACGGCAACACCGAAGCCACCAGCAACGGCTACAAGACGCGTCGCTTCGACAACATCCGCAGCGAGATCGAGCAGAGCTACGACCTGCATGCCGCGGCCGGCACGCGCCTCGGCGGCGTGCACCTCGAGCTGACCGGCGAGGATGTCACCGAGTGCACGGGTGGTGCGCGCGACCTCGGCGAGATCGATCTCGAGCGCGCCTACCGCTCATCGGTGGACCCGCGGCTCAACTACGAGCAGTCGCTGGAGATCGCCATGGCGATCGTGCGCAAGCAGGCGCAGTTGTGA
- a CDS encoding disulfide bond formation protein B, whose protein sequence is MVLNPFRWSFRAQCLSGFAACAALIGFAIFSQFAWGLEPCPLCIFQRIAFAALGVVFLLAALHSPRSASTRAFYGVLGFLAAAVGMAIAGRHVWMQLNPPEIPGCGPPLSFLRETLSTGNVIRKVLTGTGDCGNVDWTFLGISMPAWSLIWFVLLAVLFVVAGFRSRRSRWA, encoded by the coding sequence ATGGTCCTCAATCCGTTTCGCTGGTCGTTCCGCGCCCAGTGCCTGTCCGGCTTTGCCGCCTGCGCGGCGCTGATCGGCTTTGCGATCTTCTCGCAGTTCGCGTGGGGGCTCGAGCCCTGTCCGTTGTGCATCTTCCAGCGCATCGCGTTCGCGGCGCTTGGCGTGGTGTTCCTGCTCGCAGCGCTGCATTCGCCGCGCTCCGCCTCGACCCGCGCGTTCTACGGCGTGCTCGGCTTCCTGGCCGCGGCCGTGGGGATGGCGATCGCGGGGCGCCATGTCTGGATGCAGCTCAATCCGCCGGAGATCCCCGGCTGTGGCCCGCCGCTGTCGTTCCTGCGCGAAACGCTGTCCACCGGCAACGTGATCCGCAAGGTGCTGACCGGCACCGGCGACTGCGGCAACGTGGACTGGACCTTCCTCGGGATTTCGATGCCCGCCTGGAGCCTGATCTGGTTCGTTCTGCTGGCCGTGCTGTTCGTTGTCGCGGGCTTCCGCAGCCGTCGTTCGCGCTGGGCGTGA
- the rplQ gene encoding 50S ribosomal protein L17: MRHQKSGRKFSRTSAHRDAMFTNMAASLIKHELIKTTLPKAKELRRVAEPLITMSKTDGVANRRLAFSRLRDKEAVGKLFVELGPRYQARPGGYLRILKCGFRDGDNAPMAYVELVDRPEASAE, from the coding sequence ATGCGCCACCAGAAATCCGGACGCAAGTTCAGCCGCACCAGCGCACACCGCGATGCCATGTTCACCAACATGGCGGCGTCGCTGATCAAGCATGAGCTGATCAAGACCACGCTTCCGAAGGCCAAGGAGCTGCGCCGCGTCGCAGAGCCGCTGATCACGATGTCGAAGACCGACGGCGTTGCCAACCGCCGCCTCGCCTTCTCGCGCCTGCGCGACAAGGAAGCCGTGGGCAAGCTGTTCGTCGAGCTTGGCCCGCGCTACCAGGCGCGCCCGGGTGGTTACCTGCGCATCCTGAAGTGCGGTTTCCGCGACGGTGACAACGCGCCGATGGCGTACGTCGAGCTCGTCGATCGCCCGGAAGCGTCGGCCGAGTAA
- the rpoA gene encoding DNA-directed RNA polymerase subunit alpha, giving the protein MTVTANQVLRPRGPQIERITGNRAKVVIEPLERGYGHTLGNALRRVLLSSIPGFAITEVEMDGVLHEYSTIEGLQEDVLEVLLNLKDVAIRMGTGESATLTLAKSGPGVVTAADIKTDHNVEILNGEHVICHLTKDASVNMRLKIERGFGYQPAAARRRPDDETRVIGRLMLDASFSPVRRVAYEVEAARVEQRTDLDKLVIDIETNGTIDAEEAVRTAADILTDQLSVFGDFTRRTAGDTKQPTPGVDPMLLRPIDDLELTVRSANCLKAESIYYVGDLIQKTEVELLKTPNLGKKSLTEIKEVLAQRGLSLGMKLENWPPAGVSAHGMLG; this is encoded by the coding sequence ATGACGGTTACCGCCAACCAGGTCCTGCGCCCGCGTGGTCCCCAGATCGAGCGCATTACCGGCAACCGCGCGAAGGTCGTGATCGAGCCGCTCGAGCGCGGCTACGGCCACACGCTCGGCAATGCCCTGCGCCGCGTCCTGCTGTCGTCGATCCCCGGCTTCGCCATCACCGAAGTGGAGATGGACGGCGTGCTGCACGAATACAGCACGATCGAAGGCCTGCAGGAAGACGTGCTCGAGGTGCTGTTGAACCTCAAGGACGTCGCCATCCGCATGGGCACCGGCGAAAGCGCCACCCTCACCCTGGCCAAGTCCGGCCCGGGCGTGGTGACCGCCGCCGACATCAAGACCGACCACAACGTCGAGATCCTCAACGGCGAGCACGTGATCTGCCATCTCACCAAGGATGCGTCGGTCAACATGCGCCTGAAGATCGAGCGTGGTTTCGGCTACCAGCCGGCCGCCGCGCGTCGTCGCCCGGACGATGAGACCCGCGTCATCGGCAGGCTGATGCTCGACGCATCGTTCTCGCCGGTTCGCCGCGTCGCGTACGAAGTCGAAGCCGCCCGTGTCGAGCAGCGCACCGACCTCGACAAGCTGGTCATCGACATCGAGACCAACGGCACGATCGACGCCGAGGAAGCCGTGCGCACCGCCGCCGACATCCTCACCGACCAGCTCAGCGTGTTCGGCGACTTCACCCGCCGCACCGCCGGCGACACGAAGCAGCCGACGCCGGGTGTCGACCCGATGCTGCTGCGTCCGATCGACGACCTCGAGCTGACGGTGCGTTCGGCCAACTGCCTCAAGGCCGAGAGCATCTACTACGTGGGCGACCTGATCCAGAAGACCGAGGTCGAGCTTCTCAAGACCCCGAACCTCGGCAAGAAGTCGCTGACCGAGATCAAGGAAGTCCTGGCCCAGCGTGGCCTTTCGCTTGGCATGAAGCTCGAGAACTGGCCGCCGGCCGGCGTCTCGGCGCACGGCATGCTCGGTTAA